ATCTTTACATGCCAAGTCTTTATTGGGAGATTATATCAAAGTTATAGCCGAAGTATCACCGAAAATTTTACAACTACCCAAATCATCATTAAAACATACCGGCCATCATCAACGTTATCATCCACATGCCAGCGAAGATACATCATCCGATGATGACTCTGAAGACGAAGAGGAAGAAGATCAATATCAAAATAAACGAAATCTACAATCTATGGATACCGTGGATGTAATGACTATGTCGATACCATTGTCAGAAATTGAAAAAGATAGTTTACTGGAGTGTATACAATTATTAAATGAAGGCGAACGTGTTCATAgtatattagactatatagaGGAGTATCTAAAAGATGAAGATGTGCTGTATGGGCTGTGTGAAATTTGTCATAATTTAATGATTTACAATAAAATGGCAATGTTTGAGTATAAGTAAGTGtggttaaaaaaatgaaaactaaatatgaGAGAAtagtaataattttcttaatttctttaaagacTTTTATATACTTTGGCCTTTATGCCCAACTTTATACGTGCTGTTTGGTTTACCCTAATAGCACAATCCAAACAACAGGGTTTCAATGCTCCCTTGACCTTGATATCTAAAGGTGTAGTGCGTAAGTATTaccttaaaagtttttcttgggTAACAGATttcattgttttctttattgCAGCTAAACAAGCTGGTGCTGAATCATTTGTGCCTTTACTGGCCACTTTCTGTATGCTTTTCGGCCGCCTTTTACCCACTTTACATGATGTAGAATTTTGCGATGAAAAGCTATTGATCGAAAAGCCTCTACAGCCCACTTTACATGTACGTCTTATGCCCTTTTCTTTGGCGGAAATTGTGCAATTGTCGAAAACACTTAAAGAAGTTTCTTTGGGTTTGGTAGAATTGGCTTTTCCCGAAACCCGCTCAAATCTGAATCAACATTATCGTTTTGTTTTGGGTCGTTCCGATTCGGATGATAAGAAAATCAAACAACAAAAGCTAATTTGGTCAAATCTTTTAAAGGTGGTAGTATTTGTTCTGAATCAAATACATACCAGAGATTTAAGATTGGGTTTCTGTCCTGAGTTACATTGGACGGTAAGCCGCTTAGATTTGCCTTTAGACAGACCTGCCGATTTACCTTTAACACGTGGCAGTCGTACCCGTGGCATAAGACCCTTTCAACCTATACGTGATTTTACCAGAGAAGATTTTGAAAATGGTCCTCCCATGTCAACGAAGCAAATACGTTCAATTACCATTTTAAGGGAAATACCATTTGTGGTGGCCTTTAGCAAACGTGTGGGTATATTGCAGGGTCTGGTGGCAGCTGATAAAATGCGTGTTCAGGGTCATTTGCAGGCTTTTCTGCAGGGTCCCTCTATAACTTTGACCGTGCGTAGAACTCATTTATATGAAGATGCTTATGATAAATTAAGGCCGGAAAATGGTAAgttcttatttgtttaaacgtacattagttttttttttttttaaagaaaacctaAATCTTTTTGTATAGAACCTGATTTACGTTTAAAATTTCGTGTACAATTTGTTTCCTCTTTGGGTTTGGATGAGGCGGGTATTGATGGTGGTGGtgtttttagagaatttttatcGGAATTGATTAAAACTGCTTTTGATCCCAATCGAGGCTTTTTCATGTAAGTATTTAATGGTAAATTAAGCATACGCTTCCTAATAACTCCCTTCTCTTGCAGGGTCACCACCGACAACAAACTCTATCCCAATCCCAATGTTGGCGATTTAGTGCCCGACTTTGAAAAACACTACTATTTTATAGGTCGCATTCTAGGCAAAGCAATCTATGAAAATCTCTTAGTTGAACTTCCTTTAGCAGAATTTTTCCTCACCAAATTGGCGGGCAAATATGCTGATGTTGATATACATCAATTGGCCTCTTTAGATCCAGAACTCTATAAAAATCTACTCTATTTAAAAGATTATGAGGGTGATGTTAGTGAATTAAATTTAGACTTTACGGTAGCCAGTAGTTCTTTCGGTCAAACCCAAGTGATTGAATTGAAACCTCAAGGTCAATCGATACCAGTGACAAATTCAAATCGTATAGAATACTTGCAGTTAATGGCTGATTATAAATTGAATGTGCAAATAAGGCAACATTGTATAGCATTTCGTAAGGGTCTATCGAATGTTTTGCCTGTCGAATGGCTGTATATGTTTAGCAATAAGGAATTACAGATATTAATATCGGGTGCTGAAATACCCATAGACTTGGAAGATCTCAAAAAGCATTGTAAATATGGTGGTGAATATAGTCCAGAGCATCCATCGATAGTGGCCTTCTGGTCGGCCTTAGAGAGTTTTGATGATTTGCAAAAAAGACAATTGCTGAAATTTGTAACGAGTTGTTCCCGACCTCCTTTATTGGGTTTTAAggtaattcttcttttttttgaaacttcTTTAAACAACTGACaatatttactttactttaGGATTTGGATCCtccattttttatacaaaatgctGGTGATATGGAACGTTTACCCACGGCTAGTACTTGTacaaatcttttgaaattgCCTCCCTTTAAGACAGTTGAACAAATGCGCGAAAAACTGCTCTATGCCATACAATCGGGTGTGGGCTTTGAATTAagctaaatattgttttatacatttatttttttattttcccatTCCCACTACTTCTTCTTTGGTTATTTTCTCATCTattttgcgaaaaaaaacaactttttgtttaacttttcttttatataaaaatttttattccattttgtttttaattataattataattgtataaattgtGTAAtgaaatgtgctaaaaaaacatttaaacaattcaagccacaacattattattttaaattaatcactaaaattgtaatttaaacttaaacatacaattaatacatatttatataaacagcAAAATATTATGAACAAAGTTAAGAGAAATGAAATtcatttagaaaacaaaacaaaaaaaaaaaaatcatatcaaAAACTTCCAATTATCAAGATTCAAGACAAACTTatactaatttatttaatttggtaaatgttaaatataaaatactatatgtttatataagaataaatgtatttaatatgtatttcatTTCTTTATTCTTCTCGACAGTCTTTGTTCATTACGCTCAATtggtaagttttatttaatatttggttttattattttaacatttttctttttttctatttatagaatttCTTAATCTCCTGGAGTATTTGCTTATAGATTAAGCGTGGTGCTTCTGTAGAGTATAACAAATCAATATGATTGAATCCTCGTATTTCATGTAATGAATAATGAGTATTTTTCAGTCTATTCGCCAATCGATAAACATCCTGTgaaatagaagaagaaaaactaacttcaattaatatttgtgccagtaaaatgaaataaaaagaaaaaagttataaatgaaaaaaggacttttaaagGTCCTGTGTAATGTAGAATAAGCTTAAACTAAGATTTGTTAAGAATAGACCTCTTTACGTCCTATAAAATGAAGCGAGTAACTTTAGTTAATATTTGTTccagtaaaatgaaataaaaagaaaaaagttataaactaATGTCCgatgaaaaactttattattagaATAGAttgaaataaaaggaaaaaacaaagCCGAAGGTCCACACTAAGCGTCTTCGCGTTAAAGCATTACGCGCTTTTTATACCTACTTcgcgttctacgcttcaagttaTATGCTAggcttttaaagctttatttttttattttatttttaaaaaacttcgcgtttttctacaacttttatttatcTGTTCATCATTTaactcattttaatttatttaaattgataaatacgcataaaataaagaatataaaatgtcaaaatcagttGACATGTTCGTGCGCCGCTTGTGACGTCTAGAAAAGTAGAAAGaagatctactttaagcattgTACGCGTCAAGTCATTCTACGctttgattctacttttttgacagacgcatataatgcgagaaagcgtagaaTGCGTGGTGttaactagggttctatagttgaaatgaaaagccgactttttgacttttttatagttaatagtcgacttttcgactttttgcattttatgaaaagtcgatttttcgacttttttcatttaattaaaagtcgacttttagactataAGTGTTTCGacttatttcgacttttttccgactattttttgatttttttcgagtttttcagactattttatagttattgactttttataccctacaccactatagtggggagggtattatacgtttgtgctgatgtttgtaacatacaaaaatattggtccaatacccaccttaaagtataccgatcgactcagaatcattttctgagtcgattaagacatgtccgtccgtctgtccggctggctggctgtccatgtaaaccttgtgcgcaaggtacaggacgcaattttcaagataatttgatgaaatttggaccaagcatgtttttttggcacagggacgaagcctattgaaaatggttattatttcacctagcccccatacaaccgtacctcccgatttgaactttttatgccataattcgtcaaatattctattatctataAATAtgatgacactgcagattttcgtaaggatcggcccttatttgcccctagcccccatacaaactccccttcaaaaaatgtcttaaacgtctaaaattgacttgtaaccatttgtatcgcaatgaaactcaacaaaactaactgttatttaaaaatatatccttttcccaaatttaccgaggatcagcccaatttgacctatataaagcctcatttagaaattttatttttttatcaataaattacttaaatattttggaaaaatattcaacataaaagtttctttacaaaaagtaaaaattttaaaaatatactcatggtgtaggttattatatggtcggccatgcccgactatactttcctacttgtttttttatattttcgactatttttgacttgtttctacaattttcgagttttcgactttttccgacttttcgacttttttcacagatgATATTCGAGTTaacgacttttttggaacaaaatagtcgacttcaacttttttcgacaaaaagtcgattgtacGATTATtctaaagtcgatttatagaaccctagtgtgAACCTCCAGCTTAAGTTAAGAAAAACTCTTTAAGGTTCacatttgtcaaaaaatattatactaaTGATATCTCTGGGATcgattttataaagatttttgcaTTCCCGTAATGCTATTAGTCTATTGATTCTACTATTTTCCAGTTTTTAGTACAtcttttgcttaaaattatttGCCCATACTTCTATTGAAGTTCACTAATAAGCTGAAtaccaaaaataactttttactcCTTGTCTTTATAActctaatatttatgtataacaatttgCTAAA
The window above is part of the Lucilia cuprina isolate Lc7/37 chromosome 6, ASM2204524v1, whole genome shotgun sequence genome. Proteins encoded here:
- the LOC111686667 gene encoding ubiquitin-protein ligase E3C codes for the protein MFGFDGEYRRKPSQSFGGASTSSDRETIIRKAAEERLKRNQLRRENNGAIVLQSYLRSFIHRQRRKRYERETFDEFLRTHRDKLTQDENLAFLLKRIIFFYNTKETKDGERLIDICQHVLKNPARLVQNSTTDAVWLHRLKKLLDLCIIQLTSVQQTSQAIPLRMLETFTTETSIERYVENEQLIQTYLDRIFRYLVDKDYYKRLRELLEQKCPPLDGETLHPPNQFSEAIYQLMLRPLLLANKAASGFSYGNIICQSFTKHILALPYTDCIRYFLLPCFAECSEFPFEYLLKTLQQCTRKQLPEKMQIDSSPVVTFTGASAAESLNTTSNSSSPSSNKGMEDKSPEPTKIFSTFLLHSLLMLDRKQLKSLHAKSLLGDYIKVIAEVSPKILQLPKSSLKHTGHHQRYHPHASEDTSSDDDSEDEEEEDQYQNKRNLQSMDTVDVMTMSIPLSEIEKDSLLECIQLLNEGERVHSILDYIEEYLKDEDVLYGLCEICHNLMIYNKMAMFEYKLLYTLAFMPNFIRAVWFTLIAQSKQQGFNAPLTLISKGVVPKQAGAESFVPLLATFCMLFGRLLPTLHDVEFCDEKLLIEKPLQPTLHVRLMPFSLAEIVQLSKTLKEVSLGLVELAFPETRSNLNQHYRFVLGRSDSDDKKIKQQKLIWSNLLKVVVFVLNQIHTRDLRLGFCPELHWTVSRLDLPLDRPADLPLTRGSRTRGIRPFQPIRDFTREDFENGPPMSTKQIRSITILREIPFVVAFSKRVGILQGLVAADKMRVQGHLQAFLQGPSITLTVRRTHLYEDAYDKLRPENEPDLRLKFRVQFVSSLGLDEAGIDGGGVFREFLSELIKTAFDPNRGFFMVTTDNKLYPNPNVGDLVPDFEKHYYFIGRILGKAIYENLLVELPLAEFFLTKLAGKYADVDIHQLASLDPELYKNLLYLKDYEGDVSELNLDFTVASSSFGQTQVIELKPQGQSIPVTNSNRIEYLQLMADYKLNVQIRQHCIAFRKGLSNVLPVEWLYMFSNKELQILISGAEIPIDLEDLKKHCKYGGEYSPEHPSIVAFWSALESFDDLQKRQLLKFVTSCSRPPLLGFKDLDPPFFIQNAGDMERLPTASTCTNLLKLPPFKTVEQMREKLLYAIQSGVGFELS